A stretch of DNA from Oscillatoria salina IIICB1:
CAGAAACCACTAAACGCAGTTTACCTTGTCTTTTCTCATCGGGATAGAATTTCTGTGCGTATCTAGGTTCTACTTTAGCGCGATCGGGCATAATCCAAATTTGCAATAAATGCACTAATTCAGTATTTGAGGGGTTATATTCGCTGTGAGTAACACCCGTCCCCGCGCTCATGATTTGTACTTCTCCGGGACGAATAATCGAACTATTTCCCATGCTATCTTTATGTTCTAAAGCACCTGCGATAACATAGGAAATAATTTCCATATCTCGGTGCGAGTGCGCCCCAAAGCCTCGCCCTGGTTGAATTTTGTCTTCATTAATTACGCGCAGTTGCCGAAAACCCATGTGTTTTGGGTCATAATAATTAGCAAAGGAGAAAGTATGAAAAGAATTTAACCAGCCTATATTAGCATTGCCTCGTTCTGTTGATTTTCTAAGAGTAATCATCTTGAGTTCTCCTTATTGGTTAATACGTTAAATTTGAGCGTGACTTCCATCGCAAAGAGGAGTGTTTTGCGTGTATTTACAGTTGCACAAAGCGACTTTTTGGGTTTTCGTTAGCTCAATTTTTTGTGGTGTAAAATCGGTTCCTTGGTGAGAACCATCGCAAAATGGTTGTTTTTGAGAACTACCGCAAGAACACCAATAATATGTACCGGGTTCTAATTCGAGGATAGCAGGTTTTTTGTCAGCAATTATTGGTTTACTCATGGTTTTTTGCTCAACAGATTTTTAACTTCTCTCTTAGCTATTTCAACTATAAGAAATATAAATTTGGTTGTAAAGAGTGTACTTTCAAGTAAGATAGTTACTAAAAAGTTACTAAGAAAATGGTCAAAGCAAAACCCGATCAAAAAACTTGTCCCGCAGAAACCACACTTCAGCTTATTAGCGGACGCTGGAAAGCTTTAATTATCAAAGAATTGTGGTCAGGAATAAAACGCTTTAACGAACTACAAAGAAGTTTAACGGGAATTACGCATAAAATGCTGACTCAACAGTTAAGAGAAATGGAAAAAGATGGTTTAATTCATCGCGAAGTATATGCGGAAGTACCACCAAAAGTTGAATATTCTCTCACTGATTTGGGTAAAAGTTTACAACCAATTCTGGCTGCGATGCACCAATGGGGTGCAGATTATGTTAAGAGAGAAGATGAGGGAAGTTGAAGGAGAGAGACAGGGCGCGATCGCCAAATAATTAACTCTTAATTTAAACTAGAATTAAGATAAGCCTTTCTCTGCTAAAATACTCCGAAAAAGAGATTAAAATGCAACTACAAGAAGCAAAAATTTCTCAAAATACCTCAGTAACTTGGTTAGACTTAACTTCTTTATTAGGTGCTTTACTAGGTATGTCAGTTGTACCATTATCTCTCAAATGGTGCGAAGTAGAAATGAGTCCAGATTCCGCGTTATTTAATCGTTTTTGGATATCAACTATAGTATTAGCCTTATTCAGTGGATTGCGTTTTTCTTACCAAATTATAACTCAGAAAAATCAGCCAAAAACCCAATCAGAATATCACTTTTTAGCTCACATTCCCCATCGGATTAAAATTAGCTTAATTTTTCTCTTTACAGGAGCTTCTTTATCAGGTACTCTGTTAGTATGGGCATGGTCATTGACTCGAACGACGATCGCCAATGCCGAACTACTCCATAACCTAACTCCGATCGTTACTGTAGTGGGTGCATGGTTATTCTGGCAACAAAAGTTTGACAAACGTTTCCTTACTGGTACAGCGATCGCGTTAGGAGGAATTATCGTCCTGGGATTAGATGATTTCCAGATTAGTATCGACAAAATAGCAGGCGATTTACTAGCGATTCTTTCCGCGATCGTTTTTGGTGTATATTTACTAGGAGCAGAAAAACTGCGAACTTTATATAGTAGCGAAGTTATACTTTTATCTTGTTCTGCTTGTAGCAGTTTGTTAACCTTGATTATAATTTTAATTGCCGGAGAAAATATTTTTCCTGTATCATCACAAGGATGGTTCGCTGTAATTAGCTTTGCAGCAATTAGTTTATCGAATCAAATCTTGATTTTGTACAGCCTCAAAAGATTTTCATCCAGTTTTATTTCCCTCTTATTTCTCCTAACTCCAATTATCGGTGGAGTCATGGCTTGGGTGATTTTTTCAGAAACTCTAAGTTTGCTCAACTTATGTGGTTTTTTAGTAGTTTTACCTGGTTTATATTTAGCTATTTCTAGTCCATCTGCGGTGAAAACAGAAATTTAATATTCTCAGGCGAAAAATCTTTAGTTTCTGACTTACACATAAACAGAAAAAGTAGAGGCAATTCCCTGTGGTTGCCTCTACCTATAGTGTTTACCTCAAGCGAAACTGATATAATTCTTGATAAATCGAATTACATTCCTCAACTACACTTAACAAATGCTTTGGAACTACATCCAGTTTCGGTCGATAAGGTAAAAAACAAGTAGATTTTTCTACATTTTGATACCAATGTTTTCCCCAAATACCATCAGTTTCTTGTTTCCCAGCAGACCAACTCAACATTTTTTCACTAAAGTCAACTCCTAAAGATTCACAAAGTAAACTCAATATTTTTTGGGGATTATTTTGCAAATCACGAGCATCTACCACAGGAGGTATATTACCAGTCAATTCCCGCACGCGATCGAATATTTTTTTGAGATTGCTTATCCCAGTATCTTCAATTGACAGATCGGGCAGCTTTTGATAAAGAGACGTGATGATATCCTGGGGATTGCGAATCAAAAAAAAGTTAGTTAGTTGCGAAAGAAAACTTAAATCAGCCTCATCAACTAAAAGACTATCGCTAATATGTTTTTGGAAAAGAATCGTCTGGTTATTAGGAATTTCTCCTGTGGTCATTTTAGCGATAACTTTCTCAAAATCAGTTTCATACTTTGCCAAAATTTCTTCAGCATAAGGATGATTTGCTTTCGTTTGAGCTAGATAAACCGCATATAATGGCTCATCCCAAACTATTGTATCAGGATGGCTGGACCATGCTCGCATCATCGCTGTGGAGAGACTGCGAATACTTGACCACATAGCAATACGTTTTACTTGAGACATGGCGATTAAAATTTCCTTTTAATACTCTCGAACAACTAGTTGATTTCGAGCGAAATTAAAGTATTTTACGGTAAAGTCAACTGCATCAGCAGGGAAAAACTTCTTACAAGTATATATATTCAGATTAAACGAATTATTACTCCAGTCTACAATACATCCTGATGTTTCCCAGTGCATCCAAGCAGTAGTATTTTCCACAAGAGGTTCATTTAATTTTTTCATTTCCAGTACCTCGCATAAATTATTGAGAAAGCTAGCAATTTTTGCTTTGATGTTAGCTTGACAATGTGGACTAAAAATATTCAGACGTTGCCGCCATATTTGGTTGTCTAATTCTCGCCAGGTGGGAGAATTAACTTGACCCATCATTTTATATGCTAAATTTTGCTTGTCGATCCCAAAATAGACTTTGGTATAGTTAAGGATCGTATTAAGATCGCAATTATTGGGTAGACAAATATCTATGCTGACAAAAGAAGGCTGGCGATCGTCCCAAACATAAGCATGAATAGCAGAACTTGGTATTAAGGGCAACCATGCAGATAAACCGTATTTTTCTGAAAGATGGGTAGCAGTTTCTCGATGAGGGGAAAGATTCAGTATTTGAGCAATTCCGTGTAAGTAATTCTGTATTTTTTCCACTCCTACTCGATCGATACCTACAGGTTGCTCGGACAAAAACTCAATTATTAAGACATTCGTAGTTGTTTTTGGGTAGCTCAGATGTTTTAACATAAACAATTAAGTCCCGTTAGTTGAGTTTGGTAATACTAATCGTTGAGAAATTTACAAAGCAATAGCAAAATGGAAGACACCTCAAGAGCTAGACTTCGTAGAGGATTATTGGTGTCTGGATGTTATTCATTTAAGTGATGAGCGCTGTAACTAATGTAACAGATTAGTTCAGAAAAATGGGAATTCAGATTCAGCACCTGATTAGTTCGCAACTAGCAATTAGTGTAACTTCAGCAGAGCAAACTTTTGGCGAATTGTTAAGAATTATCAAAAAGAAAAATTGGCTAGCGATCGCCAGTTTCACGAGAGCATTTCCCCCCAATCTAATATCAAAAAAAGTTGATTCCATGGCAAAATTTATAACTGGTCAAATTAGTCAAATAAGGGGTAACTAATAACAATTATTTATCTCAACAAATTAGATCGAGTCCGCTCGATCGATTACGTTCAAACCTGAAAAAACAAGCACCCACTTCTCCATTGAAGTGAGTGCTTTGCGGTGAAAAATTGCTGGCTATTTAATAAGCATCCTGCAACTCGTAAAAATCTGGCGAGACATAATCCTTACGCAGGGGCCAACCTACCCAATCTTCCGGCATCAGCAAACGTTTTAAATTTGGGTGTCCCTCATAAATAATGCCATACATATCATAAGTTTCTCGCTCTTGCCAGTCAGCAGCTTTCCAGAGCCAGTAAACTGAAGGAACTGTAGGATTATCTCGCGGTAAAAATACCTTCAAGCGGACTTCTTCAGGTTTCTCAGCATTATCACTAACTTTAATTAAATGATAAAAGCTAACCAACTCTTTACCAGGACCTAAATCATAACCACCCTGACACTGAAGATAATTAAACCCATAAGCGCGAAGTGCCGTAGCCATAGGAATTAGAAATTCGGCTTCTACCTTAATCATCTCCACGCCAAGATTATCCGGGTCCAGAGACTCATGATCGAAGTCATTTTCCGTCAGCCAGCGAGAAACAGGACCAGCTTCGACAATTTCGGAAGCTTCAGCATTTTCGTTACCATTTGGCTTCGACTCTTCAGCCACGATCGCGTTCCTCCTTTTGCTTCTCTGCGGGACTTAATTCTGGGGATATTTCCATACCCATACCTGACCTTAACTCCTTCGGTGGAGCTTGACGAGTTTCCGACTGAAGATACTTACCAGTCAAAATTGGTTCGACCACCTTCATGTTGTGAGTAGTGCTATAGAAGCGATGAGTTTGCTGTCTAACTTGCGATCGCTCTTGGATCGACTCATTTGCCATTTTTTTCCGCAATTTAATAATCGCGTCAATAATCGCTTCGGGACGAGGCGGACAACCGGGAATATAAACATCTACCGGAATCAGCTTATCAACGCCTTTAACCGCCGTTGTCGAGTCGCTACTAAACATCCCGCCAGTAATCGTACAAGCGCCCATCGCGATTACATACTTCGGATCGGGCATTTGTTCGTAAAGACGAACCAAAGCCGGAGCCATTTTCATCGTGATGGTTCCCGCAGTAATGATTAAATCCGCTTGTCGAGGACTAGAACGAGGTACTAAACCAAAACGGTCAAAGTCAAACCGAGACCCGATTAAAGCGGCAAATTCAATAAAACAACAAGCCGTCCCATACAACATCGGCCAAAGACTCGAAAGTCTTGCCCAGTCATAAAGGTCATCTACCGTCGTCAGAATCACATTTTCCGACAAATCTTGAGTGACTTTGGTGCGAATAATTGGATTGAGAATCTTTTCTTTTTGCTGCTTTTCAAACTCAGCAGTTTCTGTGGTTGGATTTGGGTTCATGACCATTCCAAGGCTCCTTTTCGCCATGCGTACACCAATGCAACCACGAGGATTGCAATGAAAATCAAAGCTTCAACAAAAGCTAATAGCCCTAATCGATTGAAAGCCACAGCCCAAGGATATAAAAACACAGTCTCCACATCAAAGACGACAAAGACTAAAGCGAACATATAGTAACGGATGTTGAATTGAATCCACGCTCCCCCGATCGGTTCCATACCCGATTCGTAAGTGGTGCGTCGTTCCGGACCGCTACCCGTAGGTCGCAGTAACTTAGAAGCTGTCAATGCCAAAAGCGGAACCAGGCTGCACGCCAGGAGAAAACCCAATAGGTACTCATATCCGTTGAGGACGAAAATCATAAGCTCTGTAATTACCTCTCCATATACCTTTCGATTTTCCTAATGCCCCAAAGGCTGTAATTTTCTCAACTGTTACTCAACTATTTTATTTGTAGGACAGTCAGCTACAACTGTATTATTGAATCAGTTTTACAATTTTTTATTATACTGCTTTGCTTGTCTTGCCCAAGATCCAGTCACACTAAGAATCTGAATCTAAGAGAAATTCAACTTACCTAATTACCAATTGTCAAAGTTTATTTGTCAAGTGACAATTAACAAATTCTCAATTTATGCGATAATTTGTAACAAACATTTTAAGAATTGCCGAGCGATCGTCTATGAGCGAACCAGCCCAAGAGCAAACTCTGGCAGAATTAGCGCCAGCAAGCTACGAATGTCGTAGCTGTGGCTACGTTTACGTGCCAGCCCAGGGAGACGACAAAAGCAACATTTCTCCAGGTACGTCTTTTGAAGAATTGCCCAATGACTGGCGTTGTCCAGTTTGCGGCGCTCGCCGTCAGGCCTTTAAAAATATTGGTGCAACGGGTGCGCCTTCGGGATTTAAAGATAATCTCCGTTACGGCATAGGAGTCAATAACTTGACCCCAGGACAAAAAAACTTGCTGATTTTCGGTGCTTTAGCCCTAGGGTTTTTATTCTTTATGAGTTTATACGCCTTGCAGTAAAATGCTTGGGCTGGAAAACAAAAGAACTATCACTCTAACTCACCAGCTAGATTGTCAAGTGACAATCTGGAGAGCAAGCAAAAGCTGTCTGGCAAGTAAATTTCCTTCATCAGCGTTAGATTTTATGAACTCATTTGTGAAAAAGCTGAAACAAATTGTAATAATTTTGGCAGTTACCTTATTGACAATTGGTTGTAGTCAAGTACCATCTCTAAGCTATAATCCGTGGGAAGTAATCGAACTACCCACCGAGGCAATTTTTTCAGACCTAGCTTTTACAGACGATTTCGATCGCGGTTGGCTCGTGGGTACCAAAGCGGCTCTTTTTGAAACTACTGATGGCGGAAACACCTGGCAGGAGAAGAATCTCGCTCTGGGAGACGAAAAGGTTAGCTTTACGTCGGTCAGCTTTGCTGGCGAAGAAGGTTGGATTAGCGGTAAACCCTCAATTTTGTTACACACTAAAGATGGTGGCGAAACTTGGGAGAGAATTCCTCTGAGTGAAAAATTACCTGGCTCTCCGTATAATGTAGAAGCTTTGGGAGCTAACTCGGCGGAAATGACTACCGACTTAGGAGCAATCTATCAAACCAACGATGGCGGTCGTACTTGGCAAGCTTTAGTCGCAGAAGCAGTAGGGGTAGCGCGGAATATTTCTCGCTCGGAAGATGGGAAATATATAGCGGTATCCTCTAAAGGTAACTTCTACTCGACTTGGGAACCCGGTCAAAGCCAATGGACTCCCCATAATCGCAATAGTTCCCGACGCTTACAAAATATGGGCTTCGGTAAAGACGGACGTATTTGGTTACTTGCTCGTGGTGGTCAAGTACAGTTTAGTGTGGAAGATGATTTCGAGACTTGGGAAAACCCGATCGCTCCCGAATTTTCCACTAGCTGGGGATTATTAGATATTGGCTACCGCACCCCAGAAGAAATTTGGGTAGCTGGAGGTAGTGGTAACTTACTTTGTAGCTTTGATGGCGGTAAAACTTGGCTAAAAGATCGGGAGGTGGAGGAAGTTCCCACTAATTTGTATAAAATAATCTTTTTGACATCAGAGAAAGGATTTGTCCTGGGTCAAAGAGGTTATTTACTAAAATACAATCCGCAATCTGAACCACCATCAGCAACAGCATAAACAAAAGTTGAGCTGGAAAGGTGTCAGCAGATTTCGTATCATATAAACTGGGTTTGCAACTTTAGTAAGAGGAGAAAAAACTAGGATGGCAGGTACAACAGGAGAACGTCCTCTTGGAGATATTATTACCAGCGTTCGTTACTGGGTAATTCACAGCATCACAATTCCGATGTTGTTTATCGCAGGTTGGCTATTTGTCAGCACGGGACTAGCGTATGATGTTTTTGGTACTCCTCGTCCGAATGAGTATTTTACTCAAGAACGACAAGAGTTACCGATTATTAGCGATCGCTATAGCGCCGATCGACAAATCGAACAGTTTAATAAGTAGGCTTTTAAGATAGGAACAACCAATGACTAGCAATACCCCTAATCAGCAAGTTACATATCCGATTTTTACGGTCAGATGGCTAGCTATCCATACTCTAGCTGTCCCGACAATATTCTTTTTAGGCGCGATCGCTGCCATGCAATTCATTCAAAGATAGGATCGAACTATGGAAAGACAAAACAATCCAAATAAACAACCTGTAGAACTTAATCGTACTTCCCTCTATTTGGGATTACTGCTTGTTTTTGTTTTAGGTATTTTGTTTTCCAGTTATTTCTTCAACTAAATAACTGGTAAAATTCGGGTATTGTTCTGGGAGAAATAAGGAGGTAGAATTTATGCTTTCTGAGGGCAGAATTCCTTTGTGGATTGTCTTAACTGTTGTGGGAATGGGCGTAATTGCAGTTGTA
This window harbors:
- a CDS encoding photosystem II reaction center protein J, whose product is MLSEGRIPLWIVLTVVGMGVIAVVGIFFYGAYAGVGSSL
- the psbF gene encoding cytochrome b559 subunit beta, with product MTSNTPNQQVTYPIFTVRWLAIHTLAVPTIFFLGAIAAMQFIQR
- a CDS encoding rubredoxin, coding for MSEPAQEQTLAELAPASYECRSCGYVYVPAQGDDKSNISPGTSFEELPNDWRCPVCGARRQAFKNIGATGAPSGFKDNLRYGIGVNNLTPGQKNLLIFGALALGFLFFMSLYALQ
- the ndhC gene encoding photosynthetic/respiratory NAD(P)H-quinone oxidoreductase subunit C, with amino-acid sequence MIFVLNGYEYLLGFLLACSLVPLLALTASKLLRPTGSGPERRTTYESGMEPIGGAWIQFNIRYYMFALVFVVFDVETVFLYPWAVAFNRLGLLAFVEALIFIAILVVALVYAWRKGALEWS
- the psbE gene encoding cytochrome b559 subunit alpha, with protein sequence MAGTTGERPLGDIITSVRYWVIHSITIPMLFIAGWLFVSTGLAYDVFGTPRPNEYFTQERQELPIISDRYSADRQIEQFNK
- a CDS encoding sulfotransferase-like domain-containing protein, with the translated sequence MSQVKRIAMWSSIRSLSTAMMRAWSSHPDTIVWDEPLYAVYLAQTKANHPYAEEILAKYETDFEKVIAKMTTGEIPNNQTILFQKHISDSLLVDEADLSFLSQLTNFFLIRNPQDIITSLYQKLPDLSIEDTGISNLKKIFDRVRELTGNIPPVVDARDLQNNPQKILSLLCESLGVDFSEKMLSWSAGKQETDGIWGKHWYQNVEKSTCFLPYRPKLDVVPKHLLSVVEECNSIYQELYQFRLR
- a CDS encoding winged helix-turn-helix transcriptional regulator; translated protein: MVKAKPDQKTCPAETTLQLISGRWKALIIKELWSGIKRFNELQRSLTGITHKMLTQQLREMEKDGLIHREVYAEVPPKVEYSLTDLGKSLQPILAAMHQWGADYVKREDEGS
- a CDS encoding DMT family transporter is translated as MQLQEAKISQNTSVTWLDLTSLLGALLGMSVVPLSLKWCEVEMSPDSALFNRFWISTIVLALFSGLRFSYQIITQKNQPKTQSEYHFLAHIPHRIKISLIFLFTGASLSGTLLVWAWSLTRTTIANAELLHNLTPIVTVVGAWLFWQQKFDKRFLTGTAIALGGIIVLGLDDFQISIDKIAGDLLAILSAIVFGVYLLGAEKLRTLYSSEVILLSCSACSSLLTLIIILIAGENIFPVSSQGWFAVISFAAISLSNQILILYSLKRFSSSFISLLFLLTPIIGGVMAWVIFSETLSLLNLCGFLVVLPGLYLAISSPSAVKTEI
- a CDS encoding NAD(P)H-quinone oxidoreductase subunit J, giving the protein MAEESKPNGNENAEASEIVEAGPVSRWLTENDFDHESLDPDNLGVEMIKVEAEFLIPMATALRAYGFNYLQCQGGYDLGPGKELVSFYHLIKVSDNAEKPEEVRLKVFLPRDNPTVPSVYWLWKAADWQERETYDMYGIIYEGHPNLKRLLMPEDWVGWPLRKDYVSPDFYELQDAY
- a CDS encoding photosystem II reaction center protein L codes for the protein MERQNNPNKQPVELNRTSLYLGLLLVFVLGILFSSYFFN
- a CDS encoding NADH dehydrogenase subunit K; this encodes MNPNPTTETAEFEKQQKEKILNPIIRTKVTQDLSENVILTTVDDLYDWARLSSLWPMLYGTACCFIEFAALIGSRFDFDRFGLVPRSSPRQADLIITAGTITMKMAPALVRLYEQMPDPKYVIAMGACTITGGMFSSDSTTAVKGVDKLIPVDVYIPGCPPRPEAIIDAIIKLRKKMANESIQERSQVRQQTHRFYSTTHNMKVVEPILTGKYLQSETRQAPPKELRSGMGMEISPELSPAEKQKEERDRG
- a CDS encoding photosynthesis system II assembly factor Ycf48; protein product: MNSFVKKLKQIVIILAVTLLTIGCSQVPSLSYNPWEVIELPTEAIFSDLAFTDDFDRGWLVGTKAALFETTDGGNTWQEKNLALGDEKVSFTSVSFAGEEGWISGKPSILLHTKDGGETWERIPLSEKLPGSPYNVEALGANSAEMTTDLGAIYQTNDGGRTWQALVAEAVGVARNISRSEDGKYIAVSSKGNFYSTWEPGQSQWTPHNRNSSRRLQNMGFGKDGRIWLLARGGQVQFSVEDDFETWENPIAPEFSTSWGLLDIGYRTPEEIWVAGGSGNLLCSFDGGKTWLKDREVEEVPTNLYKIIFLTSEKGFVLGQRGYLLKYNPQSEPPSATA
- a CDS encoding CDGSH iron-sulfur domain-containing protein, with protein sequence MSKPIIADKKPAILELEPGTYYWCSCGSSQKQPFCDGSHQGTDFTPQKIELTKTQKVALCNCKYTQNTPLCDGSHAQI
- a CDS encoding pirin family protein, with product MITLRKSTERGNANIGWLNSFHTFSFANYYDPKHMGFRQLRVINEDKIQPGRGFGAHSHRDMEIISYVIAGALEHKDSMGNSSIIRPGEVQIMSAGTGVTHSEYNPSNTELVHLLQIWIMPDRAKVEPRYAQKFYPDEKRQGKLRLVVSADGRDDSLMIHQDANIYASLLAAGEQIEYQLSPNRHAWLQVVKGELSLNDVTVAAGDGVAVSDTEKLSLQANKDAELLLFDLA